A genomic stretch from Pectinophora gossypiella chromosome 13, ilPecGoss1.1, whole genome shotgun sequence includes:
- the LOC126371900 gene encoding inositol polyphosphate 5-phosphatase K-like isoform X2 yields the protein MDNLRFYMVTWNVATKSPGQDLNSLLDFPSQFNKNKPLPDFYVIGLQEVKSQPQNMLMDSLFTDPWTSTFNKILCRQGYITAKSIRLQGILLLVYTQMKHVTHLRDIEAQYTKTGLGGIWGNKGAVSVRFNIYGCSVCLVNCHLAAHEHLLAERISDYNTIIKQHFYHVGETTNILYHDYVFWIGDLNFRTDHPTGSSPSSEEIVAQLQKIEKDKYTNLLKHDQLLAVMETGEAFSEFSEPDIRFPPTYKFNIGTDDYDVKRKPSWTDRILYKVIANNYENITLRADLISYNHLPHYTVSDHKPVVAQYNIKAFSNYTEKTVEFAPISRIWYVGDSDFRTQCTLSPDVEVNANDWIGIYDANFHSLDDYIAYEYLAKVSVPQAPTAAGQPRTITLSFPVGSGVRTPGFYRFIYFSQPNNDVRSVLGISEPFEVSSKEDRLVAIDPCEQASSSTSPGRSKPSTATTDIFTDFTGLDVAKLSRHFSNDLSID from the exons ACTCCAAGAGGTGAAATCCCAACCACAGAATATGCTTATGGATTCTCTGTTCACGGATCCCTGGACTTCCACCTTCAACAAGATCCTCTGTAGACAAGGGTACATCACAGCCAAGAGCATACGACTGCAAGGGATCCTACTATTGGTGTACACTCAGATGAAGCACGTTACACACCTGAGAGATATTGAGGCGCAGTATACTAAGACGGGGCTTGGAGGGATTTGG GGCAACAAGGGCGCGGTGAGCGTCCGTTTCAACATATACGGGTGTTCCGTATGCCTGGTGAACTGCCACCTGGCAGCGCACGAACACCTGCTAGCAGAGCGCATCAGCGATTACAACACTATCATCAAACAACACTTCTATCACGTCGGAGAGACCACCAACATCTTGTATCATGA CTACGTGTTCTGGATCGGCGACTTAAACTTCCGAACGGATCACCCTACGGGCAGCAGTCCGTCGTCAGAAGAGATAGTTGCACAACTACAGAAGATAGAAAAGGACAAATACACCAACCTACTGAAACACGATCAGCTGTTAGCCGTCATGGAAACTGGGGAAGCTTTCTCGGAGTTCTCCGAGCCTGATATACGATTCCCGCCGACTTATAAGTTCAATATTGGAACCGATGATTATGATGTCAA aAGGAAGCCGTCATGGACAGACAGGATTCTGTACAAGGTGATAGCGAATAACTACGAGAATATAACTCTACGGGCGGATCTGATATCGTACAACCACCTACCACACTACACAGTGAGTGACCACAAGCCTGTGGTCGCGCAGTATAACATCAAG GCGTTCTCAAACTACACGGAGAAAACAGTAGAGTTCGCACCAATCAGTCGGATTTGGTACGTTGGCGACTCTGACTTCCGAACGCAGTGCACACTGTCTCCCGATGTCGAGGTTAACGCTAACGACTGGATTGGTATTTATGAC GCCAATTTCCACAGCCTAGACGACTACATAGCGTACGAGTATCTGGCCAAAGTGAGTGTCCCTCAAGCGCCCACCGCTGCGGGGCAGCCTCGCACCATCACACTGAGCTTCCCTGTCGGCAGCGGCGTGCGGACGCCGGGCTTCTACCGATTTATATACTTCAGCCAACCCAACAACGATGTTAGAAGTGTTTTGG GTATATCAGAGCCGTTCGAAGTGAGCAGTAAAGAGGACAGGTTAGTAGCGATAGACCCTTGCGAGCAGGCTTCTAGCAGTACGTCTCCGGGGCGATCCAAGCCTTCCACGGCTACCACCGACATCTTCACCGACTTCACAGGACTCGACGTCGCTAAGCTGTCTCGCCACTTCTCCAACGATTTGAGCATTGACTGA
- the LOC126371900 gene encoding inositol polyphosphate 5-phosphatase K-like isoform X1 has protein sequence MDNLRFYMVTWNVATKSPGQDLNSLLDFPSQFNKNKPLPDFYVIGLQEVKSQPQNMLMDSLFTDPWTSTFNKILCRQGYITAKSIRLQGILLLVYTQMKHVTHLRDIEAQYTKTGLGGIWGNKGAVSVRFNIYGCSVCLVNCHLAAHEHLLAERISDYNTIIKQHFYHVGETTNILYHDYVFWIGDLNFRTDHPTGSSPSSEEIVAQLQKIEKDKYTNLLKHDQLLAVMETGEAFSEFSEPDIRFPPTYKFNIGTDDYDVKRKPSWTDRILYKVIANNYENITLRADLISYNHLPHYTVSDHKPVVAQYNIKIRHGFTRSVVGDTARVSRSSARMFSMMVPMSADGTPIDASSTPGDQSLGSGAVSMMSMPIPQTDVDGLDKDLVDGQAFSNYTEKTVEFAPISRIWYVGDSDFRTQCTLSPDVEVNANDWIGIYDANFHSLDDYIAYEYLAKVSVPQAPTAAGQPRTITLSFPVGSGVRTPGFYRFIYFSQPNNDVRSVLGISEPFEVSSKEDRLVAIDPCEQASSSTSPGRSKPSTATTDIFTDFTGLDVAKLSRHFSNDLSID, from the exons ACTCCAAGAGGTGAAATCCCAACCACAGAATATGCTTATGGATTCTCTGTTCACGGATCCCTGGACTTCCACCTTCAACAAGATCCTCTGTAGACAAGGGTACATCACAGCCAAGAGCATACGACTGCAAGGGATCCTACTATTGGTGTACACTCAGATGAAGCACGTTACACACCTGAGAGATATTGAGGCGCAGTATACTAAGACGGGGCTTGGAGGGATTTGG GGCAACAAGGGCGCGGTGAGCGTCCGTTTCAACATATACGGGTGTTCCGTATGCCTGGTGAACTGCCACCTGGCAGCGCACGAACACCTGCTAGCAGAGCGCATCAGCGATTACAACACTATCATCAAACAACACTTCTATCACGTCGGAGAGACCACCAACATCTTGTATCATGA CTACGTGTTCTGGATCGGCGACTTAAACTTCCGAACGGATCACCCTACGGGCAGCAGTCCGTCGTCAGAAGAGATAGTTGCACAACTACAGAAGATAGAAAAGGACAAATACACCAACCTACTGAAACACGATCAGCTGTTAGCCGTCATGGAAACTGGGGAAGCTTTCTCGGAGTTCTCCGAGCCTGATATACGATTCCCGCCGACTTATAAGTTCAATATTGGAACCGATGATTATGATGTCAA aAGGAAGCCGTCATGGACAGACAGGATTCTGTACAAGGTGATAGCGAATAACTACGAGAATATAACTCTACGGGCGGATCTGATATCGTACAACCACCTACCACACTACACAGTGAGTGACCACAAGCCTGTGGTCGCGCAGTATAACATCAAG ATCCGCCACGGCTTCACCCGCTCGGTCGTGGGGGATACAGCGCGAGTGTCAAGATCATCAGCCAGAATGTTCTCGATGATGGTTCCAATGTCTGCCGACGGCACACCGATTGACGCATCATCTACGCCCGGTGACCAGTCTCTGGGGTCGGGTGCTGTTAGTATGATGAGCATGCCAATACCACAAACTGATGTAGATGGATTGGACAAGGATTTGGTTGATGGGCAG GCGTTCTCAAACTACACGGAGAAAACAGTAGAGTTCGCACCAATCAGTCGGATTTGGTACGTTGGCGACTCTGACTTCCGAACGCAGTGCACACTGTCTCCCGATGTCGAGGTTAACGCTAACGACTGGATTGGTATTTATGAC GCCAATTTCCACAGCCTAGACGACTACATAGCGTACGAGTATCTGGCCAAAGTGAGTGTCCCTCAAGCGCCCACCGCTGCGGGGCAGCCTCGCACCATCACACTGAGCTTCCCTGTCGGCAGCGGCGTGCGGACGCCGGGCTTCTACCGATTTATATACTTCAGCCAACCCAACAACGATGTTAGAAGTGTTTTGG GTATATCAGAGCCGTTCGAAGTGAGCAGTAAAGAGGACAGGTTAGTAGCGATAGACCCTTGCGAGCAGGCTTCTAGCAGTACGTCTCCGGGGCGATCCAAGCCTTCCACGGCTACCACCGACATCTTCACCGACTTCACAGGACTCGACGTCGCTAAGCTGTCTCGCCACTTCTCCAACGATTTGAGCATTGACTGA